The proteins below come from a single Drosophila suzukii chromosome X, CBGP_Dsuzu_IsoJpt1.0, whole genome shotgun sequence genomic window:
- the LOC108016953 gene encoding ubiquitin-conjugating enzyme E2 S produces MSSQYSNVENLSPQTIRQVMRELQEMETTPPEGIKVLINESDVTDIQALIDGPAGTPYAAGVFRVKLTLNKDFPQTPPKAYFLTKIFHPNVAANGEICVNTLKKDWKPDLGIKHILLTIKCLLIVPNPESALNEEAGKMLLERYDDYSQRARMMTEIHAQPAKCGAGAAGDAKDDDGPSTKKHAGLDKKLQDKKKEKLLKEKKRMLKRL; encoded by the exons ATGAGTTCG CAATACTCGAATGTGGAGAACCTGTCGCCGCAGACGATCAGGCAGGTGATGCGGGAGCTGCAGGAGATGGAGACCACGCCGCCGGAGGGCATCAAGGTGCTGATCAACGAGAGCGACGTGACGGACATTCAGGCGCTGATCGACGGACCTGCTGGCACTCCGTACGCCGCTGGCGTTTTCCGCGTCAAGCTGACGCTGAACAAGGACTTCCCGCAGACACCGCCAAAGGCGTACTTCCTCACCAAGATCTTTCACCCGAATGTGGCCGCCAACGGGGAGATCTGCGTGAATACACTGAAGAAGGACTGGAAGCCGGATCTGGGCATCAAGCACATTCTGCTCACCATCAAATGCCTGCTGATCGTCCCGAATCCGGAATCAGCGCTGAACGAGGAGGCCGGCAAGATGCTATTGGAGCGATACGATGACTACTCGCAGCGGGCGCGCATGATGACTGAGATCCATGCCCAG CCCGCCAAATGCGGTGCAGGCGCTGCTGGCGATGCCAAAGACGACGATGGACCCTCGACGAAGAAGCACGCGGGCCTGGACAAGAAGCTGCAGGACAAGAAGAAGGAGAAGTTGCTCAAGGAGAAGAAGCGCATGCTGAAGAGATTATGA
- the par-6 gene encoding partitioning defective protein 6 → MSKNKINTTSGVAASDSNLIEVKSKFDAEFRRWSFKRNETEQSFDKFAALIEQLHKLTNIQFLILYIDPRDNDLLPINNDDNFGRALKTARPLLRVIVQRKDDLNEYSGFGTMKPRNLIGSILMGHTPVKTKAPSISIPHDFRQVSAIIDVDIVPETHRRVRLLKHGSDKPLGFYIRDGTSVRVTASGLEKQPGIFISRLVPGGLAESTGLLAVNDEVIEVNGIEVAGKTLDQVTDMMVANSSNLIITVKPANQRTLTSTHRGSFSRNSQLSSGSHHTNNTNTSDEIEHDDQDDIVDLTGVTLDESPTSTSAGNHNHQQQQAAPPLSSSPSSHHQQAASNASTIMASDVKDGVLHL, encoded by the exons ATGTCGAAGAACAAAATAAACACAACGTCCGGCGTGGCGGCCAGCGATTCGAACCTGATCGAGGTGAAATCGAAG TTTGATGCGGAGTTCCGGCGCTGGAGCTTCAAGCGGAATGAGACGGAACAGAGCTTCGACAAATTTGCGGCCCTCATCGAGCAGCTGCACAAGCTGACCAACATCCAGTTTCTCATACTCTACATCGATCCGCGGGACAACGATCTGTTGCCGATCAACAACGATGATAACTTTGGCCGGGCACTGAAAACAGCCCGTCCTCTGCTACGGGTCATAGTGCAGCGGAAAG ACGATCTAAATGAGTACTCTGGCTTTGGGACGATGAAACCGAGGAATCTGATCGGCAGCATACTGATGGGCCACACGCCCGTGAAGACAAAGGCCCCGTCGATATCCATACCGCACGATTTCCGGCAGGTTTCGGCCATTATAGATGTGGATATAGTGCCGGAGACGCATAGGAGAGTGCGGTTGCTGAAGCACGGCAGCGACAAGCCCCTGGGATTCTACATAAGGGACGGCACCTCGGTGAGGGTGACGGCCAGCGGACTGGAGAAGCAGCCGGGCATCTTTATATCCCGTTTGGTGCCGGGCGGACTGGCCGAAAGCACTGGCTTGCTGGCTGTCAACGACGAGGTGATCGAGGTGAACGGCATCGAGGTGGCTGGCAAGACCCTGGATCAGGTCACCGACATGATGGTGGCCAATAGCTCCAACCTGATAATCACCGTGAAGCCGGCCAATCAGCGCACGCTGACGTCCACACATCGCGGCTCGTTCTCGAGAAACAGCCAGCTGTCCAGTGGGTCACATCACACCAACAATACGAACACCTCCGACGAGATCGAGCACGACGATCAGGACGATATCGTGGACCTGACGGGAGTAACCCTAGACGAGAGTCCCACATCCACGTCCGCCGGCAATCAcaatcatcagcagcagcaggcggCGCCGCCGTTGTCCTCATCACCCTCGTCGCACCATCAGCAGGCAGCCTCCAATGCGTCCACGATAATGGCCAGCGATGTCAAGGATGGAGTGCTGCATTTGTAG